A single region of the Ptychodera flava strain L36383 chromosome 9, AS_Pfla_20210202, whole genome shotgun sequence genome encodes:
- the LOC139141297 gene encoding galactosylceramide sulfotransferase-like: MEKIVKNAKYITILRSPYTRIRSNFFYSNKFEHLRNSPSESNPFLAYLQSLEPPDNIQQKCCEFREGNDLSNRLGVCATKLELLNANILQLDRELDMVLLNEYYDESLILLKKLMCWEFEDIVYYPQKVNKNRLPSITGKMKNIIDKIAIADMQLYNHFNKTFWEKVKNYDGDFEADLAKYRKIKKRIIDECENEPTSDYCNLFFMDTKPITKVVYNKQLNLQCSKP; the protein is encoded by the coding sequence ATGGAAAAAATCGTCAAGAATGCAAAATACATCACCATATTGAGATCACCATACACTAGAATTAGGTCAAATTTCTTCTATTCTAATAAGTTTGAACATTTACGCAATTCACCTTCAGAGTCTAATCCTTTCTTAGCTTACCTGCAATCATTAGAACCCCCGGATAACATTCAACAGAAATGCTGTGAGTTCAGAGAAGGAAATGATTTGTCAAACAGACTGGGTGTATGCGCTACAAAACTGGAACTTCTGAATGCTAACATCCTGCAGCTTGACAGGGAGTTGGATATGGTTTTGCTGAATGAGTACTATGATGAGTCcctcattttgttgaaaaaactgATGTGTTGGGAATTTGAAGACATCGTTTATTACCCTCAAAAGGTCAACAAGAATCGACTTCCGTCAATAACCGGGAAAATGAAGAACATCATAGACAAGATAGCCATTGCGGACATGCAGTTGTACAACCATTTCAACAAAACCTTCTGGGAAAAGGTTAAGAACTACGATGGTGACTTCGAGGCTGATCTTGCTAAGTATCGCAAGATCAAGAAGAGAATTATCGACGAATGTGAAAATGAGCCGACTTCTGATTATTGTAACTTGTTCTTCATGGATACAAAACCGATAACCAAAGTGGTgtataacaaacaactgaactTGCAATGTTCAAAACCATAG